The following coding sequences lie in one Pseudorca crassidens isolate mPseCra1 chromosome 2, mPseCra1.hap1, whole genome shotgun sequence genomic window:
- the NHSL3 gene encoding NHS-like protein 3 isoform X4 gives MVVFLGRHLPALLGLFKKKAGSAKAESDKRLSVGPGQGLGSAVDEHQDNVFFPSGRPPHLEELHTQAQEGLRSLQHQEKQKLNKGTWDHGDTQSIQSSRTGPDDDSISFCSQTTSYTAESSTAEDALSVRSEMIQRKGSTFRPHDSFPKSSGKSGRRRRERRSTVLGLPQHVQKELGLRNEREAPGTPRPPGPRDVVRIPTVDGHPAGPASGPGARVSLQALEAEAEAGAQAEAMLQRHIDRIYRDDTLVGRSTGARPLPLTRPMSLAVPGLTGGAGPPEPLSPAMSISPQATYLSKLIPHAVLPPTVDVVALGRCSLRTLSRCSLLSSSPASIRSLGHFSSVSSPRPRSRHPSSSSDTWSHSQSSETIVSDGSTLSSKGGSEGRPESSVANSNVAPPPLGGSGRGSPSGGSTAEASDTVSIRSGGQLSSRSVSLRKLKRPPPPPRRTHSLHQRSSAAHDGPLGLPPKPERKQQQQLPRPPTTGGGSEGMGAAPCPSSSAGSWVPGLSPGGSRRPPRSPERTLSPSSGYSSQSGTPTLPPKGLTGAPASPGKAQPPKPERVTSLRSPGASVSSSLTSLCSSSSDPAPSDRSGPHVSTALGDRFVIPPHPKVPAPFSPPPSKPKSPNQAAPAPAAPAVVPGPISTTAASPETPPTPQTSLTPPQAAPGASKDQSPPPSPPPSYHPPPPPTKKPEVVEEALSAPETAEEALQDPTWPPPPPPAPEEQDLSMADFPPPEEAFFSVAGPEPADPSQPPEPSLATVSFQSQPCGTPDLPPALPAPSVAGSVPELQAKVPRREPGGCSKGGGLPREDAGAPLVTPSLLQMVRLRSVGTATVAPTPASGPSAPQKPLRRALSGRASPAPASSGLHAAVRLKASNLAASVGPVSDQPNGPPEAEPRSPASTASFIFSKGTKKLQLERPVSPETQADLQRNLIAELRSVSEQRPPQAPKKPPKAPPPVARKPSGGVAPPTSPSFPPAEPLPAPPSNGLPHAEDRTKEELAEYGGVLQRVGPEEKLGLPGTDPQKELV, from the exons ATGGTGGTGTTCCTGGGCCGCCACCTCCCGGCGCTCCTCGGGCTCTTCAAGAAGAAGG CAGGCTCTGCCAAGGCTGAGAGTGACAAACGACTAAGTGTGGGGCCAGGCCAGGGGCTAGGGTCTGCAGTGGATGAGCACCAGGACAATGTCTTCTTCCCCAGTGGGCGACCGCCTCACCTGGAAGAGCTGCACACGCAGGCCCAGGAGGGGCTCCGTTCCCTCCAGCACCAAG aaaaacagaaactgaaCAAGGGTACCTGGGACCATGGAGACACACAGAGCATCCAG TCCTCCCGGACCGGACCAGATGACGATAGCATCTCCTTCTGCAGCCAGACCACGTCCTACACAGCTGAGAGCTCCACGGCAGAGGATGCTCTCTCCGTCCGCTCTGAGATGATCCAGCGCAAAG GCTCCACCTTCCGACCGCATGACTCATTTCCCAAATCATCTGGAAAGTCAGGGCGTCGGCGGCGGGAGCGGCGGAGCACGGTGCTGGGACTTCCACAGCACGTGCAGAAGGAACTCG GCCTGCGGAATGAACGTGAGGCACCAGGTACTCCTCGGCCTCCCGGTCCACGGGACGTTGTACGCATCCCCACGGTGGATGGCCATCCGGCAGGCCCGGCCTCAGGGCCAGGGGCCAGGGTGTCCCTGCAGGCGCTGGAGGCAGAGGCTGAAGCCGGTGCCCAGGCAGAGGCCATGCTGCAGCGCCACATCGACCGCATCTACCGGGATGACACGCTCGTTGGCCGGTCCACGGGGGCCCGGCCCTTGCCGCTGACCCGGCCCATGTCCCTAGCAGTGCCCGGACTGACCGGAGGGGCAGGGCCTCCAGAACCCCTGAGCCCGGCCATGTCCATCTCGCCCCAGGCCACCTACTTGTCGAAGCTGATCCCGCACGCCGTGCTGCCGCCCACAGTGGACGTGGTGGCCTTGGGCCGCTGCAGCCTGCGCACGCTGAGCCGCTGCAGCCTGCTCTCATCCAGCCCGGCCTCCATCCGCTCGCTGGGCCACTTTTCCTCCGTCTCCAGCCCGCGGCCCCGCAGCCGCCACCCTTCCTCCTCCAGTGACACCTGGAGCCACTCTCAGTCCTCTGAGACCATTGTGTCTGACGGCTCTACCCTCTCCTCTAAGGGTGGCTCAGAGGGCCGGCCAGAGAGCTCTGTGGCCAACAGTAACGTGGCGCCCCCTCCCCTGGGGGGCAGCGGGAGGGGCTCTCCCAGCGGGGGCAGCACTGCCGAGGCCTCGGACACTGTTAGCATTCGGAGCGGTGGCCAGTTGTCCAGCCGGAGTGTGTCCCTACGGAAGCTGAAGCGGCCCCCGCCACCTCCCCGCCGGACCCATTCGCTCCATCAGCGCAGCTCAGCAGCACATGATGGGCCCCTGGGGCTGCCTCCCAAGCCCGAGCGGAAGCAGCAGCAACAGCTGCCCCGGCCGCCCACCACTGGCGGCGGGTCAGAAGGGATGGGGGCAGCACCCTGTCCATCCAGCTCAGCAGGCAGCTGGGTGCCTGGCTTGTCTCCAGGTGGCTCCCGGCGTCCCCCACGCTCCCCAGAACGGACACTCTCACCCTCCAGTGGATACTCGAGCCAAAGTGGTACCCCTACCCTCCCTCCCAAGGGTCTAACAGGGGCCCCTGCTTCCCCAGGCAAGGCCCAACCCCCTAAACCAGAGCGTGTCACTTCACTTCGATCTCctggggcctcagtctcctcctccctCACGTCTCTATGTTCCTCCTCCTCTGATCCGGCGCCCTCAGACCGCTCTGGTCCGCACGTGTCGACCGCCCTGGGTGACAGGTTTGTCATACCTCCTCACCCCAAGGTGcctgcccccttctccccacctccctctaaGCCCAAGAGCCCAAACCAAGCTGCCCCTGCTCCAGCTGCCCCTGCTGTGGTCCCTGGGCCCATCTCTACCACTGCTGCCAGCCCTGAGACCCCACCTACTCCCCAGACATCCCTAACCCCGCCTCAGGCAGCTCCCGGTGCCTCCAAAGACCAGTCgcccccaccatccccacccccatcttatCACCCGCCCCCGCCACCCACTAAGAAGCCAGAGGTGGTTGAGGAGGCCCTGTCTGCCCCAGAGACTGCTGAGGAGGCCCTCCAAGATCCCAcctggcccccacccccgcctcctgcACCGGAGGAGCAGGACCTGTCCATGGCTGACTTCCCTCCACCCGAGGAGGCCTTTTTCTCTGTGGCCGGCCCTGAGCCTGCAGACCCTTCACAGCCCCCGGAGCCCTCCTTAGCTACTGTCTCTTTCCAGAGCCAGCCCTGTGGTACCCCAGatcttcctccagctctgccagcCCCATCTGTTGCTGGTTCTGTCCCAGAGCTTCAGGCCAAGGTCCCTCGGAGGGAACCAGGGGGCTGCAGCAAGGGTGGCGGCCTTCCCAGGGAGGATGCTGGTGCACCCCTGGTCACACCCTCACTCCTGCAGATGGTTCGGCTGCGCTCTGTAGGCACTGCCACAGTGGCTCCGACTCCAGCGTCAGGGCCGTCGGCCCCCCAGAAGCCACTGCGAAGGGCCCTGTCAGGGCGGGCCAGCCCAGCGCCTGCCTCTTCAGGGCTCCACGCTGCTGTTCGGCTCAAGGCCTCCAATCTGGCTGCCAGCGTGGGCCCTGTGAGTGACCAGCCCAATGGACCACCTGAGGCAGAGCCGCGGTCCCCTGCCTCTACGGCCAGCTTCATCTTCTCCAAGGGCACCAAGAAGCTGCAGCTGGAGCGGCCCGTGTCCCCTGAGACCCAGGCTGACCTCCAGCGGAACCTGATAGCTGAACTTCGGAGCGTCTCAGAGCAACGGCCACCCCAGGCCCCAAAGAAGCCACCTAAGGCCCCCCCGCCTGTGGCCCGCAAGCCTTCTGGGGGAGtcgccccccccacctcccccagcttTCCTCCGGCTGAGCCCCTTCCTGCTCCTCCCAGCAACGGGCTCCCCCATGCCGAGGACAGGACTAAGGAGGAGCTGGCAGAGTATGGAGGTGTGCTGCAGCGGGTGGGTCCAGAGGAGAAGCTGGGCCTGCCTGGCACAG ACCCACAGAAAGAGCTGGTCTGA
- the NHSL3 gene encoding NHS-like protein 3 isoform X5 — MVVFLGRHLPALLGLFKKKGSAKAESDKRLSVGPGQGLGSAVDEHQDNVFFPSGRPPHLEELHTQAQEGLRSLQHQEKQKLNKGTWDHGDTQSIQSSRTGPDDDSISFCSQTTSYTAESSTAEDALSVRSEMIQRKGSTFRPHDSFPKSSGKSGRRRRERRSTVLGLPQHVQKELGLRNEREAPGTPRPPGPRDVVRIPTVDGHPAGPASGPGARVSLQALEAEAEAGAQAEAMLQRHIDRIYRDDTLVGRSTGARPLPLTRPMSLAVPGLTGGAGPPEPLSPAMSISPQATYLSKLIPHAVLPPTVDVVALGRCSLRTLSRCSLLSSSPASIRSLGHFSSVSSPRPRSRHPSSSSDTWSHSQSSETIVSDGSTLSSKGGSEGRPESSVANSNVAPPPLGGSGRGSPSGGSTAEASDTVSIRSGGQLSSRSVSLRKLKRPPPPPRRTHSLHQRSSAAHDGPLGLPPKPERKQQQQLPRPPTTGGGSEGMGAAPCPSSSAGSWVPGLSPGGSRRPPRSPERTLSPSSGYSSQSGTPTLPPKGLTGAPASPGKAQPPKPERVTSLRSPGASVSSSLTSLCSSSSDPAPSDRSGPHVSTALGDRFVIPPHPKVPAPFSPPPSKPKSPNQAAPAPAAPAVVPGPISTTAASPETPPTPQTSLTPPQAAPGASKDQSPPPSPPPSYHPPPPPTKKPEVVEEALSAPETAEEALQDPTWPPPPPPAPEEQDLSMADFPPPEEAFFSVAGPEPADPSQPPEPSLATVSFQSQPCGTPDLPPALPAPSVAGSVPELQAKVPRREPGGCSKGGGLPREDAGAPLVTPSLLQMVRLRSVGTATVAPTPASGPSAPQKPLRRALSGRASPAPASSGLHAAVRLKASNLAASVGPVSDQPNGPPEAEPRSPASTASFIFSKGTKKLQLERPVSPETQADLQRNLIAELRSVSEQRPPQAPKKPPKAPPPVARKPSGGVAPPTSPSFPPAEPLPAPPSNGLPHAEDRTKEELAEYGGVLQRVGPEEKLGLPGTDPQKELV; from the exons ATGGTGGTGTTCCTGGGCCGCCACCTCCCGGCGCTCCTCGGGCTCTTCAAGAAGAAGG GCTCTGCCAAGGCTGAGAGTGACAAACGACTAAGTGTGGGGCCAGGCCAGGGGCTAGGGTCTGCAGTGGATGAGCACCAGGACAATGTCTTCTTCCCCAGTGGGCGACCGCCTCACCTGGAAGAGCTGCACACGCAGGCCCAGGAGGGGCTCCGTTCCCTCCAGCACCAAG aaaaacagaaactgaaCAAGGGTACCTGGGACCATGGAGACACACAGAGCATCCAG TCCTCCCGGACCGGACCAGATGACGATAGCATCTCCTTCTGCAGCCAGACCACGTCCTACACAGCTGAGAGCTCCACGGCAGAGGATGCTCTCTCCGTCCGCTCTGAGATGATCCAGCGCAAAG GCTCCACCTTCCGACCGCATGACTCATTTCCCAAATCATCTGGAAAGTCAGGGCGTCGGCGGCGGGAGCGGCGGAGCACGGTGCTGGGACTTCCACAGCACGTGCAGAAGGAACTCG GCCTGCGGAATGAACGTGAGGCACCAGGTACTCCTCGGCCTCCCGGTCCACGGGACGTTGTACGCATCCCCACGGTGGATGGCCATCCGGCAGGCCCGGCCTCAGGGCCAGGGGCCAGGGTGTCCCTGCAGGCGCTGGAGGCAGAGGCTGAAGCCGGTGCCCAGGCAGAGGCCATGCTGCAGCGCCACATCGACCGCATCTACCGGGATGACACGCTCGTTGGCCGGTCCACGGGGGCCCGGCCCTTGCCGCTGACCCGGCCCATGTCCCTAGCAGTGCCCGGACTGACCGGAGGGGCAGGGCCTCCAGAACCCCTGAGCCCGGCCATGTCCATCTCGCCCCAGGCCACCTACTTGTCGAAGCTGATCCCGCACGCCGTGCTGCCGCCCACAGTGGACGTGGTGGCCTTGGGCCGCTGCAGCCTGCGCACGCTGAGCCGCTGCAGCCTGCTCTCATCCAGCCCGGCCTCCATCCGCTCGCTGGGCCACTTTTCCTCCGTCTCCAGCCCGCGGCCCCGCAGCCGCCACCCTTCCTCCTCCAGTGACACCTGGAGCCACTCTCAGTCCTCTGAGACCATTGTGTCTGACGGCTCTACCCTCTCCTCTAAGGGTGGCTCAGAGGGCCGGCCAGAGAGCTCTGTGGCCAACAGTAACGTGGCGCCCCCTCCCCTGGGGGGCAGCGGGAGGGGCTCTCCCAGCGGGGGCAGCACTGCCGAGGCCTCGGACACTGTTAGCATTCGGAGCGGTGGCCAGTTGTCCAGCCGGAGTGTGTCCCTACGGAAGCTGAAGCGGCCCCCGCCACCTCCCCGCCGGACCCATTCGCTCCATCAGCGCAGCTCAGCAGCACATGATGGGCCCCTGGGGCTGCCTCCCAAGCCCGAGCGGAAGCAGCAGCAACAGCTGCCCCGGCCGCCCACCACTGGCGGCGGGTCAGAAGGGATGGGGGCAGCACCCTGTCCATCCAGCTCAGCAGGCAGCTGGGTGCCTGGCTTGTCTCCAGGTGGCTCCCGGCGTCCCCCACGCTCCCCAGAACGGACACTCTCACCCTCCAGTGGATACTCGAGCCAAAGTGGTACCCCTACCCTCCCTCCCAAGGGTCTAACAGGGGCCCCTGCTTCCCCAGGCAAGGCCCAACCCCCTAAACCAGAGCGTGTCACTTCACTTCGATCTCctggggcctcagtctcctcctccctCACGTCTCTATGTTCCTCCTCCTCTGATCCGGCGCCCTCAGACCGCTCTGGTCCGCACGTGTCGACCGCCCTGGGTGACAGGTTTGTCATACCTCCTCACCCCAAGGTGcctgcccccttctccccacctccctctaaGCCCAAGAGCCCAAACCAAGCTGCCCCTGCTCCAGCTGCCCCTGCTGTGGTCCCTGGGCCCATCTCTACCACTGCTGCCAGCCCTGAGACCCCACCTACTCCCCAGACATCCCTAACCCCGCCTCAGGCAGCTCCCGGTGCCTCCAAAGACCAGTCgcccccaccatccccacccccatcttatCACCCGCCCCCGCCACCCACTAAGAAGCCAGAGGTGGTTGAGGAGGCCCTGTCTGCCCCAGAGACTGCTGAGGAGGCCCTCCAAGATCCCAcctggcccccacccccgcctcctgcACCGGAGGAGCAGGACCTGTCCATGGCTGACTTCCCTCCACCCGAGGAGGCCTTTTTCTCTGTGGCCGGCCCTGAGCCTGCAGACCCTTCACAGCCCCCGGAGCCCTCCTTAGCTACTGTCTCTTTCCAGAGCCAGCCCTGTGGTACCCCAGatcttcctccagctctgccagcCCCATCTGTTGCTGGTTCTGTCCCAGAGCTTCAGGCCAAGGTCCCTCGGAGGGAACCAGGGGGCTGCAGCAAGGGTGGCGGCCTTCCCAGGGAGGATGCTGGTGCACCCCTGGTCACACCCTCACTCCTGCAGATGGTTCGGCTGCGCTCTGTAGGCACTGCCACAGTGGCTCCGACTCCAGCGTCAGGGCCGTCGGCCCCCCAGAAGCCACTGCGAAGGGCCCTGTCAGGGCGGGCCAGCCCAGCGCCTGCCTCTTCAGGGCTCCACGCTGCTGTTCGGCTCAAGGCCTCCAATCTGGCTGCCAGCGTGGGCCCTGTGAGTGACCAGCCCAATGGACCACCTGAGGCAGAGCCGCGGTCCCCTGCCTCTACGGCCAGCTTCATCTTCTCCAAGGGCACCAAGAAGCTGCAGCTGGAGCGGCCCGTGTCCCCTGAGACCCAGGCTGACCTCCAGCGGAACCTGATAGCTGAACTTCGGAGCGTCTCAGAGCAACGGCCACCCCAGGCCCCAAAGAAGCCACCTAAGGCCCCCCCGCCTGTGGCCCGCAAGCCTTCTGGGGGAGtcgccccccccacctcccccagcttTCCTCCGGCTGAGCCCCTTCCTGCTCCTCCCAGCAACGGGCTCCCCCATGCCGAGGACAGGACTAAGGAGGAGCTGGCAGAGTATGGAGGTGTGCTGCAGCGGGTGGGTCCAGAGGAGAAGCTGGGCCTGCCTGGCACAG ACCCACAGAAAGAGCTGGTCTGA
- the NHSL3 gene encoding NHS-like protein 3 isoform X1, with product MAARAPPAAPAAEEPGGPGGPPRRKKSRSGVSGLRRAFSWLRGKRRKKAAGTEGAEPAAPRAKKADDKARRAKGKGRAGSAKAESDKRLSVGPGQGLGSAVDEHQDNVFFPSGRPPHLEELHTQAQEGLRSLQHQEKQKLNKGTWDHGDTQSIQSSRTGPDDDSISFCSQTTSYTAESSTAEDALSVRSEMIQRKGSTFRPHDSFPKSSGKSGRRRRERRSTVLGLPQHVQKELGLRNEREAPGTPRPPGPRDVVRIPTVDGHPAGPASGPGARVSLQALEAEAEAGAQAEAMLQRHIDRIYRDDTLVGRSTGARPLPLTRPMSLAVPGLTGGAGPPEPLSPAMSISPQATYLSKLIPHAVLPPTVDVVALGRCSLRTLSRCSLLSSSPASIRSLGHFSSVSSPRPRSRHPSSSSDTWSHSQSSETIVSDGSTLSSKGGSEGRPESSVANSNVAPPPLGGSGRGSPSGGSTAEASDTVSIRSGGQLSSRSVSLRKLKRPPPPPRRTHSLHQRSSAAHDGPLGLPPKPERKQQQQLPRPPTTGGGSEGMGAAPCPSSSAGSWVPGLSPGGSRRPPRSPERTLSPSSGYSSQSGTPTLPPKGLTGAPASPGKAQPPKPERVTSLRSPGASVSSSLTSLCSSSSDPAPSDRSGPHVSTALGDRFVIPPHPKVPAPFSPPPSKPKSPNQAAPAPAAPAVVPGPISTTAASPETPPTPQTSLTPPQAAPGASKDQSPPPSPPPSYHPPPPPTKKPEVVEEALSAPETAEEALQDPTWPPPPPPAPEEQDLSMADFPPPEEAFFSVAGPEPADPSQPPEPSLATVSFQSQPCGTPDLPPALPAPSVAGSVPELQAKVPRREPGGCSKGGGLPREDAGAPLVTPSLLQMVRLRSVGTATVAPTPASGPSAPQKPLRRALSGRASPAPASSGLHAAVRLKASNLAASVGPVSDQPNGPPEAEPRSPASTASFIFSKGTKKLQLERPVSPETQADLQRNLIAELRSVSEQRPPQAPKKPPKAPPPVARKPSGGVAPPTSPSFPPAEPLPAPPSNGLPHAEDRTKEELAEYGGVLQRVGPEEKLGLPGTDPQKELV from the exons CAGGCTCTGCCAAGGCTGAGAGTGACAAACGACTAAGTGTGGGGCCAGGCCAGGGGCTAGGGTCTGCAGTGGATGAGCACCAGGACAATGTCTTCTTCCCCAGTGGGCGACCGCCTCACCTGGAAGAGCTGCACACGCAGGCCCAGGAGGGGCTCCGTTCCCTCCAGCACCAAG aaaaacagaaactgaaCAAGGGTACCTGGGACCATGGAGACACACAGAGCATCCAG TCCTCCCGGACCGGACCAGATGACGATAGCATCTCCTTCTGCAGCCAGACCACGTCCTACACAGCTGAGAGCTCCACGGCAGAGGATGCTCTCTCCGTCCGCTCTGAGATGATCCAGCGCAAAG GCTCCACCTTCCGACCGCATGACTCATTTCCCAAATCATCTGGAAAGTCAGGGCGTCGGCGGCGGGAGCGGCGGAGCACGGTGCTGGGACTTCCACAGCACGTGCAGAAGGAACTCG GCCTGCGGAATGAACGTGAGGCACCAGGTACTCCTCGGCCTCCCGGTCCACGGGACGTTGTACGCATCCCCACGGTGGATGGCCATCCGGCAGGCCCGGCCTCAGGGCCAGGGGCCAGGGTGTCCCTGCAGGCGCTGGAGGCAGAGGCTGAAGCCGGTGCCCAGGCAGAGGCCATGCTGCAGCGCCACATCGACCGCATCTACCGGGATGACACGCTCGTTGGCCGGTCCACGGGGGCCCGGCCCTTGCCGCTGACCCGGCCCATGTCCCTAGCAGTGCCCGGACTGACCGGAGGGGCAGGGCCTCCAGAACCCCTGAGCCCGGCCATGTCCATCTCGCCCCAGGCCACCTACTTGTCGAAGCTGATCCCGCACGCCGTGCTGCCGCCCACAGTGGACGTGGTGGCCTTGGGCCGCTGCAGCCTGCGCACGCTGAGCCGCTGCAGCCTGCTCTCATCCAGCCCGGCCTCCATCCGCTCGCTGGGCCACTTTTCCTCCGTCTCCAGCCCGCGGCCCCGCAGCCGCCACCCTTCCTCCTCCAGTGACACCTGGAGCCACTCTCAGTCCTCTGAGACCATTGTGTCTGACGGCTCTACCCTCTCCTCTAAGGGTGGCTCAGAGGGCCGGCCAGAGAGCTCTGTGGCCAACAGTAACGTGGCGCCCCCTCCCCTGGGGGGCAGCGGGAGGGGCTCTCCCAGCGGGGGCAGCACTGCCGAGGCCTCGGACACTGTTAGCATTCGGAGCGGTGGCCAGTTGTCCAGCCGGAGTGTGTCCCTACGGAAGCTGAAGCGGCCCCCGCCACCTCCCCGCCGGACCCATTCGCTCCATCAGCGCAGCTCAGCAGCACATGATGGGCCCCTGGGGCTGCCTCCCAAGCCCGAGCGGAAGCAGCAGCAACAGCTGCCCCGGCCGCCCACCACTGGCGGCGGGTCAGAAGGGATGGGGGCAGCACCCTGTCCATCCAGCTCAGCAGGCAGCTGGGTGCCTGGCTTGTCTCCAGGTGGCTCCCGGCGTCCCCCACGCTCCCCAGAACGGACACTCTCACCCTCCAGTGGATACTCGAGCCAAAGTGGTACCCCTACCCTCCCTCCCAAGGGTCTAACAGGGGCCCCTGCTTCCCCAGGCAAGGCCCAACCCCCTAAACCAGAGCGTGTCACTTCACTTCGATCTCctggggcctcagtctcctcctccctCACGTCTCTATGTTCCTCCTCCTCTGATCCGGCGCCCTCAGACCGCTCTGGTCCGCACGTGTCGACCGCCCTGGGTGACAGGTTTGTCATACCTCCTCACCCCAAGGTGcctgcccccttctccccacctccctctaaGCCCAAGAGCCCAAACCAAGCTGCCCCTGCTCCAGCTGCCCCTGCTGTGGTCCCTGGGCCCATCTCTACCACTGCTGCCAGCCCTGAGACCCCACCTACTCCCCAGACATCCCTAACCCCGCCTCAGGCAGCTCCCGGTGCCTCCAAAGACCAGTCgcccccaccatccccacccccatcttatCACCCGCCCCCGCCACCCACTAAGAAGCCAGAGGTGGTTGAGGAGGCCCTGTCTGCCCCAGAGACTGCTGAGGAGGCCCTCCAAGATCCCAcctggcccccacccccgcctcctgcACCGGAGGAGCAGGACCTGTCCATGGCTGACTTCCCTCCACCCGAGGAGGCCTTTTTCTCTGTGGCCGGCCCTGAGCCTGCAGACCCTTCACAGCCCCCGGAGCCCTCCTTAGCTACTGTCTCTTTCCAGAGCCAGCCCTGTGGTACCCCAGatcttcctccagctctgccagcCCCATCTGTTGCTGGTTCTGTCCCAGAGCTTCAGGCCAAGGTCCCTCGGAGGGAACCAGGGGGCTGCAGCAAGGGTGGCGGCCTTCCCAGGGAGGATGCTGGTGCACCCCTGGTCACACCCTCACTCCTGCAGATGGTTCGGCTGCGCTCTGTAGGCACTGCCACAGTGGCTCCGACTCCAGCGTCAGGGCCGTCGGCCCCCCAGAAGCCACTGCGAAGGGCCCTGTCAGGGCGGGCCAGCCCAGCGCCTGCCTCTTCAGGGCTCCACGCTGCTGTTCGGCTCAAGGCCTCCAATCTGGCTGCCAGCGTGGGCCCTGTGAGTGACCAGCCCAATGGACCACCTGAGGCAGAGCCGCGGTCCCCTGCCTCTACGGCCAGCTTCATCTTCTCCAAGGGCACCAAGAAGCTGCAGCTGGAGCGGCCCGTGTCCCCTGAGACCCAGGCTGACCTCCAGCGGAACCTGATAGCTGAACTTCGGAGCGTCTCAGAGCAACGGCCACCCCAGGCCCCAAAGAAGCCACCTAAGGCCCCCCCGCCTGTGGCCCGCAAGCCTTCTGGGGGAGtcgccccccccacctcccccagcttTCCTCCGGCTGAGCCCCTTCCTGCTCCTCCCAGCAACGGGCTCCCCCATGCCGAGGACAGGACTAAGGAGGAGCTGGCAGAGTATGGAGGTGTGCTGCAGCGGGTGGGTCCAGAGGAGAAGCTGGGCCTGCCTGGCACAG ACCCACAGAAAGAGCTGGTCTGA